The following are encoded in a window of Aneurinibacillus migulanus genomic DNA:
- a CDS encoding winged helix-turn-helix domain-containing protein: MRFIFFAEQGMVQIGGEAISLLPKEYALLYYLYRHVNQLCTREQLLNAVWPMEYPTDRTVDDHIYRLRKKLKRWAHIVSIQTVRGQGYRMTFNTSSSVNPLAKDDEIAASYITLLDKYHLFGQGEAMQVLAENQYTLGFRFAEEKRLYLEAVKGNFSFFLRPDLSFTQKAFYLLFLYWYIQPDSEKALEYIEKASAKHVLPPLWHEEMKFNIIDLYIETKRFMQARQALNRYEQKIYEPDMQGFRLFFYNKKLLLSVLEKNHVEAHKWIQHIEQLLPSHPYLREKGLFLVIKGLWLLSQKCFVKADTSIEEGLFVLQTSRFTPHLIYGARLLRYFSSPLIEEHSKIATRYGQTWEELSETYSFSSLEQRIRQQLDYFL; encoded by the coding sequence ATGAGGTTTATCTTCTTCGCTGAACAGGGAATGGTCCAAATCGGCGGCGAAGCGATTTCGCTGCTACCAAAAGAATATGCCTTGCTTTATTACTTATACCGCCATGTAAATCAGTTGTGCACCCGTGAACAGTTGCTGAATGCTGTATGGCCGATGGAATACCCGACAGACCGGACAGTAGACGACCATATTTATCGGCTGCGCAAAAAACTAAAGCGCTGGGCGCATATAGTATCCATTCAAACTGTTCGGGGGCAGGGGTACCGGATGACTTTTAACACTTCTTCCTCTGTTAACCCACTGGCTAAAGACGACGAGATCGCCGCCAGCTACATCACCCTACTGGATAAGTATCACCTATTCGGCCAAGGAGAAGCCATGCAGGTGCTTGCTGAGAATCAATACACTTTAGGATTTCGTTTTGCTGAAGAGAAACGGCTTTACCTGGAAGCCGTAAAGGGGAACTTTTCTTTCTTTCTCCGCCCAGACCTCTCATTTACACAAAAGGCTTTCTATCTGCTTTTTCTCTACTGGTACATTCAGCCTGACTCGGAAAAAGCGTTGGAATATATTGAAAAGGCTTCAGCTAAGCATGTCCTTCCCCCATTATGGCATGAAGAAATGAAGTTCAATATCATCGACCTCTATATCGAAACAAAACGTTTTATGCAAGCAAGACAAGCTCTGAATCGATATGAACAGAAAATATACGAACCAGATATGCAGGGCTTTCGTCTTTTCTTCTATAATAAAAAACTACTTTTATCTGTACTAGAAAAAAATCATGTAGAAGCACATAAATGGATTCAGCATATCGAGCAGCTGCTTCCCTCTCATCCCTATTTGCGTGAGAAAGGACTATTTCTTGTCATCAAAGGCTTATGGTTGCTTAGTCAAAAATGCTTTGTAAAAGCCGATACATCAATTGAAGAGGGACTATTTGTGCTTCAGACTTCCCGATTTACCCCTCACCTTATTTATGGAGCACGCCTACTCCGCTACTTTTCGAGTCCATTAATTGAGGAACATTCGAAAATTGCAACGCGATACGGACAAACATGGGAGGAACTATCCGAGACATATTCCTTTTCCAGCCTTGAACAGAGGATTCGCCAACAGCTTGACTATTTTCTCTGA
- a CDS encoding MFS transporter: MLSSLGDWLDFIALLTLFTYVWQADPLLISMLPVAYAFPGILFSQAAGVWVDRWQPKLVLICTDVFRSGCTLLLLLAPSPYLILSVLLLRASIGTFHLPAQHSIIRRIVAGNQLLEATALIGTSSQLTKIIGPMLGAFILSLTSSYKFCLLLTAICLAVSALLLAFLPSSVSHCEKNDKTIITFRMDWMEGWRTLLNNRILIICLIFSFFVTAIIQIVDVQLGVLLREIKPLQQELPGWIISGIGLGAVCSTAFFSRIKQSISYFSLLCAGALLMGSAVFLLGLLNTATPLPYFLLVGIICGAGTGLSFVGVQFSIQKETPSSTIGRVYGIYHSILNFVFIAAPLTGGWLVKKYGIDHLFLVCGFFAALLGASGFLLRKRLMTTKKRLLK, from the coding sequence TTGCTCTCTAGCCTGGGAGACTGGCTTGATTTTATCGCTTTGCTGACATTGTTTACGTATGTATGGCAAGCTGATCCCCTCCTTATCTCGATGTTGCCTGTTGCTTACGCATTTCCGGGTATTTTATTTAGCCAGGCGGCAGGAGTGTGGGTAGATCGCTGGCAGCCCAAGCTTGTACTGATCTGCACAGATGTATTTCGTAGCGGCTGCACGTTGCTTTTACTCCTTGCACCGTCTCCGTACTTGATACTATCCGTGCTGCTGCTTCGTGCGTCCATTGGAACATTTCATCTGCCTGCTCAACATTCCATCATTCGTCGAATTGTTGCTGGAAACCAGTTACTAGAAGCGACGGCTCTTATCGGCACCTCTTCTCAACTCACAAAAATCATTGGACCGATGCTGGGTGCCTTTATTCTGTCTCTAACATCATCCTACAAGTTCTGCTTGCTTTTAACGGCCATCTGTCTTGCTGTTTCAGCTTTACTTCTGGCATTCCTTCCTTCAAGTGTTTCACATTGTGAAAAAAACGACAAAACAATAATAACTTTCCGCATGGATTGGATGGAAGGCTGGCGTACACTTCTCAACAACCGGATACTGATTATTTGTCTTATATTTTCTTTTTTCGTTACAGCAATAATACAGATCGTTGATGTCCAACTGGGTGTCCTGCTTCGAGAAATAAAACCTCTCCAGCAAGAACTTCCCGGGTGGATTATCTCTGGAATCGGACTTGGAGCGGTTTGCAGCACTGCTTTTTTCTCACGAATAAAACAAAGCATTTCCTATTTTTCTCTTCTATGTGCAGGTGCATTGTTAATGGGATCAGCTGTCTTTCTTCTTGGATTATTAAATACAGCAACACCACTGCCCTACTTTCTTCTTGTCGGCATAATATGTGGAGCAGGCACCGGCCTTTCCTTTGTCGGCGTACAATTCTCAATTCAGAAAGAAACACCCTCTAGCACTATCGGTCGAGTTTATGGAATTTACCATTCCATCCTCAATTTTGTGTTTATTGCGGCTCCGTTAACGGGCGGTTGGTTAGTAAAAAAATATGGAATAGATCATTTATTTCTCGTCTGCGGCTTTTTTGCAGCACTTCTCGGTGCTTCTGGTTTCCTTCTACGAAAACGCCTAATGACCACTAAAAAACGTTTACTTAAATAA
- a CDS encoding H-type small acid-soluble spore protein, producing METKRAQEILQSHEKIGVEFEGVPIWIDSVDEQSKTARVHTMENPTDRKTVALSELKELEHH from the coding sequence ATGGAAACGAAGCGTGCACAGGAAATTCTACAATCCCACGAAAAAATAGGTGTAGAGTTTGAAGGTGTTCCAATATGGATAGACTCTGTGGATGAACAGAGCAAAACCGCAAGAGTACATACGATGGAAAATCCAACCGATCGAAAAACGGTTGCTTTGTCTGAGTTAAAAGAACTGGAACACCATTAA
- a CDS encoding HAD-IIA family hydrolase yields the protein MVDLTSFDAFCFDLDGTIFIGEALLPYVHDTILQLREKGKKIMFLTNTSTQTIVDCQRRLQRLGLEVAIDEIVTAPYIAGMYLQEFYPAANVFVIGEKAMQEELDRFGITRTENPLQATHLLVGLDRTFTYEKLYLGMKAAGNGAQFIVTNPDPCCPVPNDVIPDTWALAKGIEAAGGIKIDVIIGKPSAYYAQKVLQKLGIESERCLMIGDRLETDILLGLNSGMKTALVLTGVTSRDALENHTISPDYVFSTMGDLLLPDESDTCPL from the coding sequence TTGGTAGATTTGACTTCATTTGATGCATTTTGTTTTGATCTTGATGGTACAATTTTTATTGGCGAAGCGCTGCTGCCATATGTACACGATACGATATTGCAGTTACGAGAAAAAGGGAAAAAAATTATGTTCCTTACCAATACATCAACACAAACCATTGTCGATTGCCAGCGAAGATTGCAAAGGCTAGGGCTGGAAGTGGCGATCGATGAAATCGTTACGGCTCCTTATATAGCAGGAATGTACCTGCAAGAGTTTTATCCTGCAGCAAATGTATTTGTCATCGGAGAGAAAGCCATGCAGGAAGAGCTTGACCGTTTTGGTATTACAAGAACTGAAAATCCGTTGCAAGCCACTCATTTGCTGGTAGGGTTAGATCGTACCTTTACGTACGAAAAGCTCTATTTGGGAATGAAGGCGGCTGGCAATGGAGCACAGTTCATTGTAACCAATCCTGACCCTTGCTGCCCCGTACCCAATGATGTTATCCCGGATACGTGGGCACTTGCGAAAGGAATCGAGGCGGCAGGTGGAATCAAAATCGATGTAATTATTGGAAAGCCATCAGCTTATTATGCACAAAAGGTTTTGCAGAAGCTTGGTATTGAAAGTGAAAGATGCTTAATGATTGGCGATCGTTTAGAGACAGACATTCTGCTTGGATTGAATAGTGGAATGAAGACGGCTTTAGTACTTACAGGCGTTACAAGCCGCGATGCTTTGGAAAACCATACAATTTCTCCGGATTATGTTTTTTCCACGATGGGCGACTTATTGCTACCAGATGAATCCGATACCTGTCCTCTTTAA
- a CDS encoding sugar phosphate isomerase/epimerase family protein: MKKEICFSDLILLANPIEQNVEQLIECGADKVELLMDGPLWDAIDEQIAKMSRILPKYEVGYSIHPPAWDTSLTSENRTIREASFLEYKKAIQFAHMIEAEHVVIHPGFCVSPVFDKAIARKRAREAINQLCEIAKPLGVKLAVENVGYKGSSIFTEDEFVYFLDDIDETAGFLLDTGHAYLNSWDIPKLIRRIHNRLLAIHLHDNRGEKDEHMPIREGTMEWEQVFDVLKELQPSCQFILEYVTGTDLAKLEQGKQLLIQRLDLKSNIIV; the protein is encoded by the coding sequence ATGAAAAAAGAAATTTGCTTTTCAGACCTGATTCTACTTGCTAATCCGATTGAACAAAATGTCGAACAGCTTATTGAGTGTGGTGCAGATAAGGTTGAATTGCTCATGGATGGCCCTCTATGGGATGCAATAGATGAACAGATTGCAAAGATGAGCCGGATATTACCGAAATATGAGGTTGGTTACTCCATCCATCCTCCAGCCTGGGACACAAGCTTAACAAGTGAAAATCGAACAATTCGCGAGGCGTCGTTTCTTGAATACAAAAAAGCGATACAGTTCGCCCATATGATCGAGGCGGAGCATGTAGTCATTCATCCGGGATTTTGTGTATCTCCCGTTTTTGATAAAGCAATTGCACGTAAAAGGGCAAGAGAAGCCATCAACCAATTATGTGAAATCGCCAAGCCGCTGGGTGTAAAGCTAGCTGTGGAGAATGTTGGCTATAAAGGCTCGTCCATTTTTACAGAGGATGAATTTGTATATTTTCTCGATGATATAGATGAAACGGCTGGATTTTTGCTTGATACCGGACACGCTTATTTAAACAGTTGGGATATTCCTAAGCTGATTCGGCGCATTCACAATCGCCTGCTTGCGATTCATTTGCATGATAACAGGGGCGAGAAAGATGAACATATGCCGATTAGGGAAGGAACAATGGAATGGGAGCAGGTTTTTGATGTACTGAAAGAGTTACAGCCATCCTGCCAATTTATATTGGAATATGTAACGGGAACGGACCTGGCCAAATTAGAGCAGGGCAAACAACTGCTCATACAGCGATTAGATTTGAAATCGAACATAATTGTTTAA
- a CDS encoding ABC transporter ATP-binding protein produces MNPVEIRLQGVHKTFRDGTQALQPIDLKIEAGEVLVLLGPSGCGKSTLLRMIGGLELPMGGAVWIGERDITYLPTEKREIGFVFQQYALFPTMTVAENIAFGMKLRKYGKQEREKKTTELLEMMNLTELKDRKSAQLSGGQQQRVAIARALAIEPKVLLMDEPLTALDAKLKEHLRIELAQLFRRLKITTVYVTHDQVEAMAIADRIAVMNKGVIEQIGTAKEIYHRPHSSFVAQFVGQVNRLKGKITDGADGYLVDFGFYRIPYHGENASSTEIEAYIRPEDVFLDEQSGFTAHVRDVIFLGERNRVIVETEGQKLFMDVPNDTLLHDGEQVQLQVHQNKVIYA; encoded by the coding sequence ATGAATCCAGTGGAGATTCGATTACAGGGTGTGCATAAAACGTTTCGAGACGGAACTCAGGCGCTCCAGCCTATTGACTTGAAAATCGAAGCAGGAGAAGTGCTGGTATTACTTGGTCCTTCGGGGTGCGGGAAGAGTACGCTGTTACGCATGATTGGTGGGCTGGAGCTGCCGATGGGCGGAGCTGTCTGGATAGGGGAGCGGGATATTACATATCTTCCGACAGAGAAGAGAGAAATCGGCTTTGTTTTTCAACAGTATGCCCTATTTCCGACGATGACAGTGGCGGAAAATATCGCATTCGGTATGAAGCTGCGTAAGTACGGTAAGCAGGAACGAGAGAAAAAAACAACTGAGTTGTTGGAAATGATGAATCTTACGGAATTGAAGGATCGGAAGTCGGCTCAATTGTCTGGAGGGCAACAACAGCGCGTGGCAATCGCCCGGGCGCTGGCGATTGAGCCTAAGGTACTGTTAATGGATGAGCCGCTTACGGCATTAGACGCTAAATTAAAGGAGCATCTGCGGATTGAGCTGGCGCAGCTGTTCCGCAGGCTGAAAATTACAACCGTGTACGTAACACACGATCAGGTTGAGGCTATGGCAATTGCCGACCGTATTGCTGTAATGAATAAAGGCGTAATCGAGCAGATCGGTACAGCAAAAGAAATTTATCACCGACCGCATTCTTCTTTTGTTGCTCAATTCGTTGGACAGGTCAATCGGTTAAAAGGAAAAATCACAGACGGTGCAGATGGTTACCTGGTGGACTTCGGCTTCTATCGGATTCCTTATCATGGAGAGAATGCATCTTCAACGGAAATAGAAGCGTACATCCGACCGGAAGATGTCTTTTTGGATGAACAGAGTGGCTTTACGGCTCATGTTCGGGATGTCATCTTTTTGGGAGAGCGTAATCGGGTGATTGTTGAGACGGAAGGTCAAAAATTATTTATGGATGTACCGAATGATACATTATTGCACGACGGTGAGCAGGTACAATTGCAAGTGCATCAGAATAAAGTCATCTATGCATGA
- a CDS encoding ABC transporter permease gives MRFLGKGLLYMLIFLVSAFIILPLVFTIAGSFAVYWGSDLFSAGFTLDWYRKVFDQYGHTIVFTLVITSLTVVINIILGTMTGYLFSRSRSRWMAIVEEILTLPIAVPGIAIALALIQTYAWMRVSGALILVGHVIVTFPLMFRIVLGTLRTKNFQLLDDCAATLGAGVFYRFYHVILPSIKSAVLSGAIMVFMLSLGEFNMTFFLYTPLSMTLPIGLYDAYSTLRIEAGSAYTVVFLLLAIPLMTLLHRLNQTSVFSRNGGV, from the coding sequence ATGAGGTTTCTCGGAAAAGGGTTACTGTATATGCTGATTTTTCTTGTCAGCGCGTTTATCATTCTCCCTCTTGTTTTTACGATAGCCGGGTCCTTTGCGGTGTACTGGGGATCGGATTTGTTCTCTGCCGGATTTACGTTGGACTGGTATCGGAAAGTATTCGACCAGTATGGACATACGATCGTTTTCACTTTGGTTATCACTTCGTTAACCGTAGTCATTAATATTATTTTGGGAACGATGACAGGATATTTGTTCTCCAGGTCTCGTAGCAGATGGATGGCGATTGTGGAAGAGATACTTACGCTTCCAATTGCAGTACCAGGCATAGCTATTGCGCTTGCCCTTATCCAGACGTATGCCTGGATGCGCGTTTCAGGGGCTTTGATTCTTGTCGGTCATGTTATTGTTACGTTTCCTTTAATGTTTAGAATCGTGCTCGGTACATTACGGACGAAGAACTTTCAGTTATTGGACGATTGTGCGGCCACTTTGGGCGCGGGAGTCTTTTATCGCTTCTATCATGTCATCTTGCCTAGTATTAAATCTGCGGTTCTATCGGGTGCCATTATGGTATTCATGTTGTCACTGGGGGAATTCAATATGACGTTCTTCCTGTATACCCCGTTGAGCATGACATTGCCCATTGGTTTATATGACGCATATTCAACGTTGCGTATTGAGGCGGGAAGTGCTTATACGGTCGTTTTTCTGCTGCTGGCCATTCCGCTGATGACTTTACTACACCGTCTAAATCAAACATCAGTTTTTTCGCGAAATGGAGGAGTATAG
- a CDS encoding ABC transporter permease — MAKKGQNLFVIPIVIVFGFFFVYPLIVLLITSLRNEGGLSFHNYTQIIMNPYYFRALMNSLYLALAVTLVALLLAGVLAFFLARNDFPGKALYFTLLTFPISFPGVVVGFMIIILFGATGIMPMLAEILTGKKTMVFAYTITGIFLAYLYFEIPRIVMTLYGAIKDFDQTLEEAARTMGATPWQAIRYVVLPTVFPIFISAGALAFSTSMSAFGTAFTLANQFEILPILMYNEFTLNFNIEVASAIAIVIGMICVLMNMGYRLLLEKEGGR; from the coding sequence ATGGCAAAAAAAGGACAAAACTTATTTGTAATACCAATTGTTATTGTATTCGGTTTTTTCTTCGTTTATCCGTTGATTGTATTGCTGATTACCAGCTTGCGCAACGAGGGTGGACTGAGTTTTCATAACTACACTCAAATTATCATGAACCCGTACTATTTCAGGGCGTTGATGAACAGCCTGTACCTCGCACTGGCGGTGACGCTAGTAGCATTGCTACTAGCAGGTGTTCTTGCCTTCTTTCTGGCGAGAAATGATTTTCCGGGTAAGGCTCTATATTTTACTCTGCTGACGTTTCCCATTTCGTTTCCGGGCGTCGTCGTGGGGTTCATGATCATCATTTTATTTGGAGCTACGGGTATCATGCCGATGCTCGCAGAGATATTAACTGGGAAAAAAACAATGGTATTCGCGTATACAATTACCGGTATTTTTTTGGCCTACTTGTATTTTGAAATCCCTCGTATCGTGATGACCCTATATGGAGCAATTAAGGATTTCGATCAGACGTTGGAAGAGGCTGCACGGACGATGGGGGCAACACCGTGGCAGGCTATTCGCTATGTGGTGTTGCCAACCGTGTTCCCTATATTCATTTCGGCTGGTGCCCTTGCCTTTTCTACATCGATGAGCGCATTCGGAACCGCCTTTACCTTGGCGAATCAGTTTGAAATCTTACCTATTCTCATGTACAACGAATTCACGCTGAATTTTAACATTGAGGTAGCCAGTGCAATAGCTATCGTAATCGGGATGATCTGCGTGCTTATGAATATGGGGTATCGGCTGCTGTTGGAGAAGGAAGGAGGAAGATAG
- a CDS encoding extracellular solute-binding protein gives MLKKVNILLAISALTVGLIGCNTISTTTSGSAGSNTEKLAIAYNNPDEWANFGTIHKQFKEQTGIKVPNDNKNSGQAMTALIAEKANPVADVVYYGIVFGSQAMQKDLVEGYKPAKFNEIPDSLKEPDGKWMAIHYGAISFIVNKEALGNTPVPQSWADLLKPEYKGKVGFLDPTSAAVGYSVTVAANMAMGGTLDNWEPGIEYLQKLEKNDVIHPKATANAKVMKGEIPILIDADFNGYKMKYDENAPIEVVIPKEGSLKVPYTVSLVKNAPHKEAGKQYIDFMLSDEGQKLFAEGYVRPIRSVDISEEVKKKFLPDSEYERVKAVDYNKMNEVQNGFIERWKSQVSAK, from the coding sequence ATGCTAAAAAAAGTAAATATCCTTCTGGCAATTTCCGCGTTAACGGTAGGTTTAATCGGCTGCAATACTATTTCAACTACAACATCGGGTTCGGCAGGCAGCAATACAGAAAAACTGGCAATCGCCTATAACAACCCAGATGAATGGGCGAACTTTGGGACGATACATAAACAGTTCAAAGAACAAACGGGAATTAAAGTACCAAACGATAATAAAAACAGCGGTCAAGCGATGACTGCATTAATTGCGGAGAAAGCAAATCCTGTAGCTGATGTTGTGTATTACGGAATCGTTTTCGGTTCACAGGCTATGCAAAAAGATTTGGTTGAAGGATATAAGCCGGCGAAGTTCAATGAGATTCCTGATTCCTTAAAAGAGCCAGACGGAAAATGGATGGCAATTCACTACGGAGCCATATCCTTTATTGTAAACAAGGAAGCATTGGGAAATACGCCTGTTCCACAGTCGTGGGCTGATTTATTAAAGCCTGAATATAAAGGGAAAGTAGGCTTTCTAGACCCGACGTCTGCAGCTGTTGGGTACAGCGTAACTGTCGCGGCAAACATGGCAATGGGAGGAACGTTGGATAACTGGGAACCAGGAATTGAATATCTTCAAAAGCTTGAAAAAAACGATGTCATTCATCCGAAGGCGACAGCCAATGCGAAGGTAATGAAAGGTGAAATTCCCATATTGATCGATGCAGATTTTAATGGTTACAAAATGAAGTATGACGAAAATGCTCCAATCGAAGTAGTGATACCAAAAGAAGGTTCCTTAAAAGTTCCATACACTGTATCTCTTGTGAAAAATGCCCCGCATAAGGAAGCAGGAAAGCAATATATTGATTTTATGTTATCGGATGAAGGACAAAAATTATTCGCTGAAGGCTATGTACGTCCGATTCGTTCTGTTGATATTTCAGAAGAGGTAAAGAAGAAGTTCCTTCCGGACAGTGAGTACGAACGCGTTAAAGCTGTGGATTATAACAAAATGAATGAAGTGCAGAATGGTTTTATTGAGCGTTGGAAAAGCCAAGTGAGCGCTAAATAG
- a CDS encoding glycerol-3-phosphate responsive antiterminator: MDIRTIFQQNPIIAAANQENLSLALHSKACAVLLMYAKLNDLLEKVTQDNPERKPLFLHTDLMKGLSNDKEAFRFLAKYVKPTGIVTTKSPMIRAAKKEGLLTIQRIFLIDTASFHTAIQNIRENEPDAIEIMPGIAPSIIQAFREYTQRPIILGGLIHSFSQVQGALDAGADAVSLSKSEIWNMQI, translated from the coding sequence GTGGACATAAGAACGATATTTCAACAAAATCCAATCATCGCTGCAGCAAATCAAGAGAATCTTTCGTTGGCGCTGCATTCTAAAGCCTGTGCCGTATTGCTTATGTACGCCAAATTAAATGATTTGCTTGAAAAGGTGACGCAGGATAATCCGGAACGAAAACCGCTATTTTTACATACAGATTTAATGAAAGGGTTGTCTAATGATAAGGAAGCTTTTCGTTTTCTTGCTAAGTATGTGAAACCTACGGGAATTGTTACGACAAAGAGCCCGATGATTCGAGCAGCAAAAAAAGAAGGTTTGTTAACTATCCAACGTATATTTTTAATCGATACAGCTTCCTTTCATACTGCAATCCAGAATATAAGAGAAAATGAGCCGGATGCCATTGAAATTATGCCTGGTATCGCTCCATCGATTATTCAAGCCTTCAGAGAGTATACACAGCGGCCCATTATTTTGGGCGGGTTAATCCATTCATTTAGCCAGGTGCAAGGTGCACTTGACGCAGGAGCGGATGCGGTGTCGTTGAGCAAATCCGAGATATGGAATATGCAGATTTAA
- a CDS encoding DUF4259 domain-containing protein, with product MGAWGTSVFENDSACDFIAYLQNNSAGMTDELVRIHEAFKDEDYLEVDECSSLLAMAELILNSFGAKPTHEIAKEVNFNVIKETVTLSFLNQLISLLEITLNIDNRERSELFELWEEADPKDFAEWKDSSFCLLEGIKNIRDEQFSN from the coding sequence ATGGGAGCATGGGGTACCAGTGTTTTTGAAAATGATAGTGCATGTGATTTTATTGCGTATTTACAAAATAACTCTGCAGGAATGACAGATGAGCTTGTTAGAATTCATGAAGCTTTTAAAGATGAGGATTATTTAGAAGTAGACGAATGTAGCTCTTTACTTGCTATGGCTGAGCTCATTCTAAATTCCTTTGGTGCAAAGCCTACACATGAAATTGCCAAAGAAGTTAATTTTAATGTAATTAAAGAAACAGTAACTCTTTCTTTTTTAAACCAGCTTATTTCTTTATTAGAAATAACATTGAACATTGATAACAGAGAGCGATCAGAACTTTTTGAGTTATGGGAAGAAGCAGATCCAAAAGATTTTGCTGAATGGAAAGATAGTTCATTTTGCTTGTTAGAAGGTATTAAAAATATAAGGGATGAACAATTTTCAAACTAA